Genomic segment of Agrobacterium vitis:
GCCCGGACAGGACTTTCACCAGATCAGGCATGCTCGACAGGTCGAGCCTGGCAATGACGGAGTCATTGCCGTGCTTGATCAGGAAGGTCCGCTTCTCCGGCGGGGTGTTCTTGATGAAGTTGAATTCCTTCACCGTGAGACCAAAGCGCTTGATGTAGCTCTCCTCGTCTGCACGCGGATTTGGGAAGTGAATGTTCGTGGCAGACTGCTCAATAAGCGTATGAGAGACCTTCGATTTGGCAATATCGGCGGCCGACTGTGTGCCAAAGCCCACGATGCCGTTGAGCTTACGAATGGTCTTCATTTTGTCGACAATGAACGCGCTGAAGGTGTCGTCCAGGAGCAACTGCCAGCCCTCGTCCATGAAGAACATGACCGGGTTGCCATCCAGCAGTTCATCAAGCCGATGGTAGAGATACATAAGCGCGGGGGTTCGCAGCTCCTCGTTTCCGAGAATGTTGGTCATGTCGAAGCCGAATACGGTCCTGCCGGAGAAGGACAGCACATCGTGCGGTGCGTTGAAGAGCCACGCTTTCTCGCCTTCGATCCAAGGACGAAGGCGGGAATAGAGATCGTTTGCGTCCGCCCGGGCACGGCCCATTAGCAGGTTGCCGAGGTTGGTGAGATTTCGCTGTTGTGCCGGTTCCTCCATGAGGCGGACTACAGCGCGCTCGATAATATCTTCATCTTCCTGGGTGAACTCGCGGCGATCACGCCCACCGAGCATCGCCTTGAGAAGGCGCTGAAGAAATTCTCTGTTTGGTCCGGTGTTCTCCAACTGGAGCGGATTGAATCCCGTTGGAGTACCGGGTGAAAGGACCTCATAAGATCCGCCAATGGCTCGAACGAAGATTTCTGCTCCCCGGTCTTTGTCAAAAAAGACGGCGCGCGGTGTTGGCGAAACTCGCATGGCCTGCGCAAGGAGAAAGCTCAAACCGACAGTTTTACCAGAGCCGGTCGGTCCTGTGACGGTGAAATGCCCGATGTCTCGACGGTGAAAATTGAACCAGTAGGGCGTTTGAGATGTCGTCTCAAGGATTGTGATGGGAAGGCCCCAATGTGTGCGTTCCGCCTGACCACTGGCGAAATTGTGCATTGATGACAGGCCCGAGAAGTTAGAGCTGGAGAGCATCGCCTTTCGAGCGATGTAGGAGTGGTTGCCGGGTAACTGTGCCCAAAACGCGGCCTCAAGATTCAGATCTTCGCGCAGCCAGTTGATGTTCATGTCCGTGAGGCATGCACCAAGTTCCGACACGCAGCGGCTCAAGCCTTCAAGGTCCCGGGAAATGCAAAGTAGCGAAAAATGATGGAAGCCGAACACGGCTTCCTGATTCAGCATGCTGTCGAGTGCAAAATTGATGTC
This window contains:
- a CDS encoding VirB4 family type IV secretion/conjugal transfer ATPase — its product is MLKVVKEELGFGKVAGNERPMSVHIPYMRHVSDTVIGLENGSLASVIKLDGLFFQTEDQAELNMRSVVQNTMIRALGSSRFSLWSTVIRREVETEIGGKFDQSFCDILNTRYMDQLRKKRMFTNEIYLTIVRSGMRGALGVGDSLKRIFTQSNKDAKTQATREEVTDLEELIGNIVRELSKYGARSLGITYRKKSDDTAKIEGQEEETKGEPYSEPCEFFNSILTGSVSRKMRLPRMGIRNFIGTSRLHFAKRAFHAQAAVDEESRYGALLSIKEYPPFTGPGMLDGLLQVNHEFILTQSFTLADKPIAQERITRLQRQIRASDEAGTSVESDINFALDSMLNQEAVFGFHHFSLLCISRDLEGLSRCVSELGACLTDMNINWLREDLNLEAAFWAQLPGNHSYIARKAMLSSSNFSGLSSMHNFASGQAERTHWGLPITILETTSQTPYWFNFHRRDIGHFTVTGPTGSGKTVGLSFLLAQAMRVSPTPRAVFFDKDRGAEIFVRAIGGSYEVLSPGTPTGFNPLQLENTGPNREFLQRLLKAMLGGRDRREFTQEDEDIIERAVVRLMEEPAQQRNLTNLGNLLMGRARADANDLYSRLRPWIEGEKAWLFNAPHDVLSFSGRTVFGFDMTNILGNEELRTPALMYLYHRLDELLDGNPVMFFMDEGWQLLLDDTFSAFIVDKMKTIRKLNGIVGFGTQSAADIAKSKVSHTLIEQSATNIHFPNPRADEESYIKRFGLTVKEFNFIKNTPPEKRTFLIKHGNDSVIARLDLSSMPDLVKVLSGRKETIEECAALREQHGDEPENWLAKFCGWENAE